AGCGCTTGGGCCCCGTGTCCTGGATGGGGGCGTTCGGCAAGAAGGTGGTCGTCATCGCGGGTCCCTCCGCGACGCAGACCGCCTTGGCCAACACCGACAAGGCGTTCTCCCAGGACGGGTGGACCTTCCTCATCGACAAGTTCTTCCACCGCGGCCTGATGCTGATGAGCTTCGATGAGCACCTGATGCACCGGCGCATCATGCAAGAGGCATTCACCCGTGAGCGGCTCGCCGGGTACGTGGGCCAGGTGCTCCCCCAGGCACGCCAGGGCGTGGAGGCGTGGACGACAGGCGAGACGATCACGCTCTACCCGCTGTTGAAGGAGCTGACCCTGGACATCGCCACCGAGGTGTTCATGGGGGGTCGGGGCGGGGAGGACACTCGCGCCATCAACAAAGCCTTCGTGGACACCGTGCGCGCCTCCAGCTCGATCGTGCGGTTACCGCTTCCCGGCACCCGCTACCGCGCCGGAATCAAAGGTCGCAGGGTGTTGGAGGACTACTTCTACCGCCACCTGCCGGAGACGCGGGCCAGCGGGGGCAACGACCTGTTCGCCGGTCTCTGCCACGCCGGTACGACCGACGGCGAGAGCTTCTCGGACGAGGATGTCGTCAACCACATGATCTTCCTCATGATGGCCGCTCACGACACCTCGACGATCGCCACCGCCGCCGCCACCTACTTCCTGGCCAAGCATCCCCAGTGGCAGGAGCGGGCGCGACGCGAGTCGGTCGCATTGGCCGAGTCGGGTGGCGACATCGACATCGAGGCCCTGGAGGGCCTCACCGCGCTCGACCTGATCGTCAAGGAGTCACTGCGACTGGTAGCGCCGGTCCCCTTGGTGATGCGCAGAGCGGTCAAGGACACCGCGGTCGAGGGGCACTTCATCCCCACGGGTTCGCTCGTCGCGGTGGCGCCGGCGGTGAACCACTTCGACCCGGCATGCTGGTCGAACCCCGACGACTTCGACCCCGACCGATTCGGGCCGGCCCGTCGAGAGGACAGGTCCCACCGCAACGCCTGGATCCCCTTCGGTGGGGGCGTGCACAAGTGCATCGGTCTGCACTTCGGGACGTTGGAGGTGAAGGCGATATTGCACCAGATGCTGCTCACCCACTCCTGGACGGTGCCACATGACTACGAGGTGAGGTGGGACAACACCTCGCTTCCCATTCCTGTGGACGGACTTCCGGTGCGGTTCACGAGAGTCGACCGGTGATCAGCAGGGACGCATCGGACGACGAGACGCCAGCGGGGGAATCCGTAGCATCTGCGTCTAGCACGTTCCTCGAGTCCACCTTCTTCCTCGACTGGGAGAGCGAATCAGTTCAGCTGTTCACCGCATCCGCGGTCGGGGACGCCACCGAGCCGCTCGATGTCGCCGCGCGCATCTTCGCGGCGGTGCGCGACCGTGTCTGGTACGACCCGTACTCGGTCTCCGACGACCCCGTCCACTACCGCGCCTCGTACGTCGCGACTGCGAGGGCGGCGTACTGCGTACCGAAGGCGGTGCTGCTGACGGCGGTGGCCCGGGCCGCGGGCATTCCCTCCCGGCTCGGGTTCTGCGATGTCCGCAACCACCTGCAGACATACGCGCTGCGTCAGCGGATGGGCGGTACCGATCTGTTCGTCTACCACGGCTACAGCGAGCTCCTGCTCGACGGTCGCTGGGTCAAGGCGACCCCGGCGTTCAACCGAGAGCTCTGCGCACGCTTCGGCGTCGAACCGATCGACTTCGACGGCCGCAGCGACGCGCTGCTCCACCAGCACAGTGCGGACGGCGCCCAGCACATGGATTACGTCCGCGACCGTGGCTGGTTCGCCGACCTCCCGCTCCCCGAGATCCTCGCTGCCCTCCGCAGTCACTACGGCGACCTTGTCGGAGCCAAAGCCCCGACGGACGAGTTCCAGGCCCCGGGATCCCCGCAGCCGAGCGGGAGCCGGCGGCCCTGACCGCGGGGAAGCCAGGGCAGCCGGCGTCCCAGGTCACAGGTGGTTGCCTCGTCCCTCCTGATTGGGCGACACGTGAGCCTGAGCGTCGACGATCTCCCGCGACTCGGTACAACTAGGTCCTGTCGGCGCCGCATGAACCCGCATGAACCCGTGTGCTCACGGCTGCTGGTGCACCCGTCGGAAGTGACTCGGTGAGCTGCCGGTCCATCTCTTGAAGGCGTGCGAGAAGTTCGTGAGATCGCTGTAGCCGAGCTCGGTGGCGACCTCGCTGACTGACCTGGCGGGGTCGAGGAGCCGCATCGAGGCGCGGCCGAGCAGTGACTCCTGGAGCAGCTCGCGGAAACTGGTCCCCTCAGCGGCGAGGCGGCGCTTCAGGGTGCTCGCGGACATCGAGAACTCGTCCGCGACCGACTGGATCGTCCTGGCCCCGCACCCTTCGTCCAACAGGGCCTGCACCTTGCGGGTGAACTCCGGCGTGCCGGCTCGGCGTGCGAGCGCCTCCTGGAGCTGGGTGACGGCAAGTCCGTAGGTGATCGGGTCGGGGAAGCGGCAGGCGGCGGCAAGCGTCGTCGCAGGCATGTGCAGGTAGGACAACGGGGCGTCGAAGACGAGCCGGGACGCGCCCTTGGCCTCTCGGGGTAGCAAGCTCGGCTCAGGCCAGCGGCTGTGCATGGTCGCCTCCGACGCCTCGCCGACCAGCAGGTCGATCAACCGCATGAGCGCCAGTCCGCAGTAGGTGACGACCAGACAGTCGAGATCGGCGTCTCCTGCGTTCCCCGACAACCGGATCGTCAGGTCGTCCTTCTGTGGATGGAACTCCGTGGTGACCGCTTTGGTGATCAAGGGCAGATAGGTGAGCAGCTGCACGACCTCGGCGACGGTGCACGCGCTGACCAACGGGACGCTCAACGGTCCGAATGACGTGAGCTGGGCCTGTTCTGCGCAAGCGATCCCGAGCCGGGTGGCCTGCTCGGTGTCGAGGTCGGGATAGACCTCGCGGAACCACCGCAGCGGCGCCTCGTCCTGGGTCTGGATGAGAGCCAGCTCACCGGTTCCCTCGCGCGCCATGATGACGCGGAAACGCTCCACGGCGTCCTCGTCGATCGCCGGACTGCTCAGCAGCTGCACGAAGGCCAGCGACGGGACACCTGGCTCCTCAGTCCACACAGCAACCCCCAAGCGTGATCCGAATTCACAACATCCTGACACGGTACGACATGGCCCTAAGGGTGGTCGACGACCACCATCAGGGGAGACGTCAATTGCGGCGATAAGGAGAGTTGCAGATGGCAGTGGTCACCTTCATGTCATACGACGGGGAACAGCACGAGGCACCTCTCGAGGAGGGCAGCTCGCTGATGCAGGTGGCGACGAACAACGCCATTCCAGGCATCGATGCTGACTGCGGGGGAGAGGCCGCCTGCGGCACCTGCCACGTCGTCGTCGATCCCTCCTGGGCCGACAAGGTCGGCACGTCCGGCCCTGAGGAGGAAGAGATGCTGTCGATGAACCCCGACCGACAGCCGACCTCCCGACTGTCGTGCCAAGTCAAGGTCTCCCAGTCGTGGGACGGCTTGACCGTGCAATTGCCCGAGTCCCAGTGGTAGCAGGAGGTTCGACGAGATGAAGATCCCCGAAACAGTGAAGACGAAGGTCGAGGCGGCCATCCCGCTGGATCGACAGGTCCAGGGCGCGCACCTGTACGACAAGGGTCGACGGTGGCTCACCGGCACGAACGGGAAGAAGATGTTCGTCGAACGCCCGATCCCGCCCGTCGAGGACGTCGCGCTGGCTGATATCGACCTCAGCAACCCCTTCCTCTACCGGCAGGGGCGCTGGGCCTCCTACTTCGAGCGGCTGCGCAACGAAGCCCCGGTGCATTACCAGCCCAACAGTCCCTTCGGGCCGTTCTGGTCGGTGACGCGGCACGCCGACATCATCGCGGTGGACAAGAACCACGAGGTCTTCTCGGCAGAACCATTCATCATCATCGGGGAACCGCCGCGATTCATGGACATCGCGATGTTCATCGCCATGGACCCGCCCAAGCACGACGTCCGGAGGCGCGCCGTTCAAGGTGTCGTCGCTCCGAAGAACCTCCGCGAGATGGAGGGGCTCATCCGCGAGCGCGTCAGGGACGTCCTCGACAGCCTGCCGGTCAACGAACCTTTCGACTGGGTGAGCACGGTGTCGATCGAGCTGACCGCGCGCATGCTGGCCACGCTGCTCGACTTCCCCTTCGAAGAGCGCCACAAGCTCGTCGAGTGGTCGGACCTGGCGACCTCGATGGAGCAAGCCAACGGCGGGCCATCCGACAACGACGAGCTGTTCCGCGGCATGGTGGGCATGGCGCGGGGCCTCAGTGCGCTGTGGCACGACAAGGCCGCCCGGCTCGCCGCCGGCGAAGAGCCCGGGTTCGACCTGATCACGATGCTGCAAAGCGACGAGAGCACCAAGGACCTGATCAAGCGTCCCATGGAGTTCGCAGGCAACCTGATCCTGCTCATCGTCGGGGGCAACGACACCACACGCAACTCGATGAGTGGGGGCGTTCTCGCGCTGAACCAGTTCCCCGACCAGTTCGAGAAGCTCAAGGCCAACCCCGAGCTGATCCCAACGATGGTCTCGGAGATCATCCGCTGGCAGACGCCGCTCGCCTACATGCGGCGGGTCGCGAAGACCGACACAGTGCTGAACGGCCAGTTCATCCGCAAGGGTGACAAGGTAGTCATGTGGTACGCCTCCGGCAACCGTGACGAGACCGTGTTCGAGCGACCGGACGAGTTGATCATCGACCGCCGCAACGCCCGCAACCACATCGCTTTCGGGTTCGGCGTGCACCGGTGCATGGGCAACCGATTGGCCGAGCTGCAGCTGCGGATCCTCTGGGAAGAGCTGCTCCCGCGTTTCGAACGGATCGACGTCGTCGGAGAGCCGGAATACGTGCAGTCCAACTTCGTCCGCGGCATCAGCAAGCTGATGGTCGAGCTCACCCCCAAGCGCGCCGAATGAGCTCAGGGCGGGCGGTGGTCGTCGGGGCCAGCCACGCCGGCGCGCAGCTGGTCACCAGCCTTCGCCAGGGAGGCTGGTCAGGCGAGATCCTGCTCGTCGGCGACGAACCGGTGCTCCCGTACCAGCGACCTCCGTTGTCCAAGGCGTACCTCGCCGGCAAGCTCGGCCTGACGGAGTTGGCCATCCGCTCGGAGGACTTCTACCTCAAGCAGGACATCAAGCGCGTGGCCGCCACCGTGGAGGAGATCGACAGGTCGGCGGGCGAACTCGTGCTCGGCACCGGTGAGCGGTTGGCGTACGACGCTCTTGCTCTGTGCACAGGAGCGCGCCCCCGACGTCTCGCCGCGAAGGGCGCCGATCTCGACGGCGTGCACTACCTGCGTCGGTCATCAGACGTTGAGGGGATTCGCGAGGACGCGATACCGGGGCGGAACGCCGTCATCGTCGGGGGTGGGTACATCGGTCTGGAGACCGCGGCGTCGCTGCGCGCGTTGGGCCTCCACGTCACGGTCCTCGAGGCCGCAGACCGAGTCCTCGAGCGGGTCACCGCTCCGGAGGTTTCGGCGTTCTTCACGCGGGTTCACCAAAGTGAGGGTGTCGACGTGAGGACGAACGCCTTGGTCGAGGCCCTGGTCGGCGACAGCCGTGTGCGGGAGGTCGTGCTCGCCAGTGGGGATTCCGTCGTGGCCGACCTCGTGATCGTCGGGATCGGGATCGAGCCGACCACCGAGCTGGCCGAGAAAGCCGGCCTGGTCGTGGACGACGGAATCCTGATCGACGCCCACGCCCGCACCAGCGATCCCACCATCGTGGCGGCAGGGGACTGCACCTCGCAGGACATGCCCCGCTACGGCCGCCGGATCCGTCTGGAGTCGGTTCCAAGTGCGGTGGAGCAGGCCAAGGTGGCGGCGGCAACCATCTGTGGCAAGGACAAGGAGATCGCGGCACTCCCGTGGTTCTGGTCCGATCAGTACGACCTCAAGCTCAAGATCGCGGGACTCAACACCGGCTACGACGACATCGTCTTGAACGGCGACCCGACCCGTGACCGCGACTTCACCTGCTACTACCTGCGCGGCGGTGAGTTGCTAGCCGCTGATTGCGTCAACCGCCCACGGGATTTCGTGACCAGCAAGCGCATGCTCGCGCAGGGAGACCGGGTCGACCCCGGTGCGCTCGAGCAGGCGGTCGAGTCAAGGGGGACGTCGTGACGGACCGAGAAGTCTTCACCCACGTGGTGGTCGGGGCTGGCAGTGCCGGCGCGGTGGTCGCGGCCCGATTGACTGAGGACCCGTCGGTCTCGGTCCTGCTGCTCGAGGCCGGAGGCCCCGCCGACGCCGACGAGGTGAGCATCCCCGCGGCATTCGCCAACCTCTTCAAGACCCGGTGGGACTGGAACTACCAGACAGCCGAGCAGAAGCAGCTGCAGAGCCGCCGCGCCTACTGGCCGCGGATGAAGGGGCTCGGCGGCTGTTCGTCGATGAACGCGATGATCTACATCCGCGGCAACCGTGCGGACTACGACACCTGGCGCGACGCCTACGGTGCCACGGGGTGGGGGTTCGAGGACGTGTTGCCTGCGTTCGTCCGGTCCGAGGGCAATACCCGGTTAGGCGGGCCGTTTCACGGCCAGGACGGGCCGCTGCACGTCGAGGACCGTCGCTACACCCATCCGCTCACGACCGCCTGGGTCGAGTCGGCCGTGACCGCCGGGTTCAAGCCGACCGACGACTTCAACGGCGCCGAGCAGGAGGGTGCCGGGCTGTACCAGGTGACCTGCCGCAAGGGGCGGCGCTGGTCGACCGCGAAGGCCTACCTCGAGCCGGCGGACGGGCGACCGAACCTCACGGTCCGGACCGGCGCGCTCGTCGAGCGGGTCGTCGTCGAGGGCGGCCGGGCCGTGGGCGTCGCCTACCAGCACGGGCGCGGGACCCGCACGGCGTACGTCGACGGGGAGGTGGTGCTCGCGGGAGGCGCGATCAACTCTCCGCAGCTGCTGATGCTCTCCGGCATCGGGCCCGGTGCGCACCTGCGCGAGGTGGGCGTCGAGGTGGTCGTCGACCTGCCGGGCGTCGGGCAGAACCTCCACGACCACCCGGCCGTGCCGCTGGTGTTCCGCACCCGCGGGACGACCGACCTGATGGATCACAACAACCTGGTGCAGTTCGCCCGGGCCAAGGCGACCGGCACAGGCCCGTTGGTCTCGAACGTCGCCGAGGGCGGCGGCTTTTGGCGCAGCCGGGACGACCTCCCGGCGCCCGACCTGCAGGTGCACGTGGCTCCGACTGGCTTCTGGGACAACGGTTTGCACGAGGCCACCGCACGGAAGGTGACCGTCGCGCCGACCCTCGTATCGGTGGCCAGCCGCGGAACGCTGCGGCTGCGCTCCACCGACCCGCGCTGGCACCCCGAAATCGATCCCGGCTACTACGACGACCCGGCTGACCTCGACGCGATGACCGCCGGCGTGCGCCGGATGCTCGAGACGGCCTCGACGGGTCCGCTTGCCGGGCACGTCGCCGGGCCGGGGTTGCCGACGATGGAGGCCTGGGGCGAGGACCCGACCGATGCGCAGATCGTCGATCACATCCGCGCTTACACCCAGACGCTCTACCACCCCGTCGGCACCTGCGCGATGGGTGGCGACGAGCGCGCGGTGGTCGATCCGCAGTTGCGGGTCCGCGGCGTCGAGGGCCTTCGGGTCGCGGACGCCAGCGTGATGCCGATGGTGACCCGCGGCAACACCAACGCACCCACGATCATGATCGGCGAGCGTGCCGCCGACCTTCTGCGCGGAAAGGCCTGACATGACGACGACCACCTCCACCACGCCCAAGGACAGCGCATCGGGGCGGGCCACGCTCGAGTCGGTCAACCCCGCGACCGGTGACGTCGTGGGTGTCCACCCCGTCCACGGTGAGGCCGACGTGCGGGCGGCCGTCGCCCGGGCGCGTGCCTCTGCGGACTGGTGGGCCGGGCTCGGCTTCGACGGCCGCAAGCAGGTGCTGACCCAGTGGCGCGGCGTCATCACCCGCCGGCTCGCGCAGCTGTGCGAGCTCGTCCACCAGGAGACCGGCAAGCCGCACGGCGACGCCCAGCTCGAGTGCGCCCTGGCGATCGACCACCTCGCCTGGGCCGGCTCACACGCCGAGAAGGTGCTCGGCCGCCGGCGAGTTTCGTCAGGCCTGCTACTGGCCAACCAGGCCGCATCAGTGGAGTACCTCCCGATGGGCGTCGTCGGTGTCATCGGCCCCTGGAACTATCCGGTCTTCACGCCGATTGGCTCGATCGCCTACGCCCTGGCCGCCGGGAACACCGTCGTCTACAAGCCGAGCGAGCTGACGCCCGGTGTCGGCACCTGGCTCGCCGACAGCTTGCGCGAGGTCGTGCCCGATCACGCACTGCTGCAGGTCGTGACCGGTTACGGCGAGACCGGTGCGGCGCTGTGCCGGGCCGGCGTGGACAAGATCGCCTTCACCGGCTCGACCGCCACCGGCAAACGGGTGATGGCCGCCTGCGCCGAGACACTGACCCCGGTTGTCATCGAAGCCGGCGGCAAGGACGCGCTTCTCGTCGACGAGGACGCCGACCTCGAGGCCGCGGCAGACGCGGCCGCGTGGGGGGCGTTCAGCAACGCCGGCCAGACGTGCGCCGGTGTCGAGCGGGTCTACGTCCACGAGCAGGTCCACGACCGGTTCGTCGAACTGCTCGCCGAGCGCGCACGCGCCGTGCACGCCGGCACCGACGTCGACGCGAAGATCGGCCCGATGACCATGCCCGGCCAGCTCGACGTCGTACGCCGTCATGTTGCCGACGCGCTCGCGCACGGCGGACGGGCAGTCGTGGGCGGCGCCGAAGCGGTGGGGGACCGGTTCGTGCAGCCGACCGTGCTCGTCGACGTGCCCGAGGACAGTGAGGCGGTTGCGGAGGAGACGTTCGGGCCGACGGTGACCGTCCGCAAGGTGCGCGACATGGACGAGGCAGTCGAGCTGACCAACGGCGGCAAGTACGGCCTGGGGTCGGCGATCTACACCGCCAAGCGCGGTGACGATCTCGCGCGCCGGCTGCGCACCGGAATGACCTCGATCAACTCGGTGATCTCGTTCGCGGGGGTCCCGTCGCTTCCCTTCGGCGGGGTGGGTGACTCGGGCTTCGGGCGGATCCATGGGCCCGAGGGGCTGCGGGAGTTCGCCTACGCAAAGGCCGTCACCCGGACCCGGTTCAGAGCGCCGCTGAACCTCACCACCTTCGACCGCACCCCGGCCCAGGACTCGACATTGGCCACCATCCTCCTCGCTCTGCACGGGCGCGCCTCCCAGCTGCCGAAGCTCCCGCGAAGGCCGCTCGAGACGATCCGCGGACGCGCAGACTGATCACTCGAGGGCTCGTGGTGGCAAGCGCACGTAGCCGACTGGGATCTCTCGGGCACGTGTGCGTTCCCACATTGCTTTGACCCGGGGAACTGCCGCGGTTCATGGACATCGCTGGCTGCCACGTGACGGCCGGGTCGGCGGTGAGCACACATCTGGTCGTCACCACCTCTCCAGTGAGTCGGTGACGACGGCAGGGGCCAGCGAGTGGGCCGTCTCTGCCGCCGGTCTCGGGGCGGGCGGCGGAGCCTTCTCTGCGCACTTTGGCTACTGCACCCGTGAGCCGGAACGGGCGGTCTGTGGGCACCCGCCCGTTCTCAACGTCCCCACCTCCTTGATGCACGAGTGGCGGGCAGTGGTCCTGCCCGCGTCGCGATTCTCTCAGCCACGTACCGCTGCTCCTCGCGAGCGCTGCCAGATCAACTCGGCTTCGGCAGTGACCGCGCGATGATCTCCTTCATGATCTCAGTGGTGCCGGCGTAGATCTGACTGATCCGTAGGTCGGTCCAAGCTCGCGCGATGGGATATTCCTCCATGTATCCGTAGCCGCCGTGGAGCTGCAGACAGGTGTCGGCGACCTGCTGGGCGCGTTCCGACGACCAGTACTTCGCCATCGCGGCGGTCGGGATGTCGAGCTCACCCTTGACGTGGAGTTCGATGCACTCGTCGACGAAGGCGCGGGTCACGCGGGCCTCGGTGGCGACCTCGGCAAGCTTGAACTTGGTGTTCTGGAATCCGAAGATCGGCTTGCCGAACGCCTCACGAGACAGCGTGTACTCGTGGGTGATGTCAAGCATCAGGTCCATCGACGCGGCACAGCTGATAGCGACGATGAGTCGCTCCTGAGGGAGTTGCATCATCAGCTGGATGAAGCCTTGACCTTCTTCGGTGCCGAGCAGGTTGCCGGCAGGGACGCGCACGTCGTCGAAGAAGAGTTCGCAGGTGTCCTGCCCCTTGAGGCCGATCTTGTCCAGGACCCGGCCACGCCGGAAGCCCTCTGAGCTGGTCGGGACCAGGATGAGCGAGACGCCGGCCGCGGCTTCCTCGGGGTTGGTCTTGCAGGCCACCAGCACCATGTCGGCGTGGTAGCCGTTGGTGATGAAGGTCTTCGCGCCGTTGATGACGTAGTCGTCACCTTCTCGGATCGCCTTGGTCTTGATGCCCTGCAGGTCCGATCCGGT
This DNA window, taken from Nocardioides sp. HDW12B, encodes the following:
- a CDS encoding aldehyde dehydrogenase family protein; this encodes MTTTTSTTPKDSASGRATLESVNPATGDVVGVHPVHGEADVRAAVARARASADWWAGLGFDGRKQVLTQWRGVITRRLAQLCELVHQETGKPHGDAQLECALAIDHLAWAGSHAEKVLGRRRVSSGLLLANQAASVEYLPMGVVGVIGPWNYPVFTPIGSIAYALAAGNTVVYKPSELTPGVGTWLADSLREVVPDHALLQVVTGYGETGAALCRAGVDKIAFTGSTATGKRVMAACAETLTPVVIEAGGKDALLVDEDADLEAAADAAAWGAFSNAGQTCAGVERVYVHEQVHDRFVELLAERARAVHAGTDVDAKIGPMTMPGQLDVVRRHVADALAHGGRAVVGGAEAVGDRFVQPTVLVDVPEDSEAVAEETFGPTVTVRKVRDMDEAVELTNGGKYGLGSAIYTAKRGDDLARRLRTGMTSINSVISFAGVPSLPFGGVGDSGFGRIHGPEGLREFAYAKAVTRTRFRAPLNLTTFDRTPAQDSTLATILLALHGRASQLPKLPRRPLETIRGRAD
- a CDS encoding 2Fe-2S iron-sulfur cluster-binding protein — encoded protein: MAVVTFMSYDGEQHEAPLEEGSSLMQVATNNAIPGIDADCGGEAACGTCHVVVDPSWADKVGTSGPEEEEMLSMNPDRQPTSRLSCQVKVSQSWDGLTVQLPESQW
- a CDS encoding acyl-CoA dehydrogenase family protein; translated protein: MNQDLDDFRDLARTFCEKEIKPNIERFIENKRVDRELWTRAGEVGLLCASIPEEYGGGGGDFFHEAVLIEEQARVGDGSWGASLHSGIVAHYLLHYGTEEQKQEWLPKMASGEAVTAIAMTEPGTGSDLQGIKTKAIREGDDYVINGAKTFITNGYHADMVLVACKTNPEEAAAGVSLILVPTSSEGFRRGRVLDKIGLKGQDTCELFFDDVRVPAGNLLGTEEGQGFIQLMMQLPQERLIVAISCAASMDLMLDITHEYTLSREAFGKPIFGFQNTKFKLAEVATEARVTRAFVDECIELHVKGELDIPTAAMAKYWSSERAQQVADTCLQLHGGYGYMEEYPIARAWTDLRISQIYAGTTEIMKEIIARSLPKPS
- a CDS encoding FAD-dependent oxidoreductase; amino-acid sequence: MVVGASHAGAQLVTSLRQGGWSGEILLVGDEPVLPYQRPPLSKAYLAGKLGLTELAIRSEDFYLKQDIKRVAATVEEIDRSAGELVLGTGERLAYDALALCTGARPRRLAAKGADLDGVHYLRRSSDVEGIREDAIPGRNAVIVGGGYIGLETAASLRALGLHVTVLEAADRVLERVTAPEVSAFFTRVHQSEGVDVRTNALVEALVGDSRVREVVLASGDSVVADLVIVGIGIEPTTELAEKAGLVVDDGILIDAHARTSDPTIVAAGDCTSQDMPRYGRRIRLESVPSAVEQAKVAAATICGKDKEIAALPWFWSDQYDLKLKIAGLNTGYDDIVLNGDPTRDRDFTCYYLRGGELLAADCVNRPRDFVTSKRMLAQGDRVDPGALEQAVESRGTS
- a CDS encoding AraC family transcriptional regulator; translated protein: MQLLSSPAIDEDAVERFRVIMAREGTGELALIQTQDEAPLRWFREVYPDLDTEQATRLGIACAEQAQLTSFGPLSVPLVSACTVAEVVQLLTYLPLITKAVTTEFHPQKDDLTIRLSGNAGDADLDCLVVTYCGLALMRLIDLLVGEASEATMHSRWPEPSLLPREAKGASRLVFDAPLSYLHMPATTLAAACRFPDPITYGLAVTQLQEALARRAGTPEFTRKVQALLDEGCGARTIQSVADEFSMSASTLKRRLAAEGTSFRELLQESLLGRASMRLLDPARSVSEVATELGYSDLTNFSHAFKRWTGSSPSHFRRVHQQP
- a CDS encoding transglutaminase-like domain-containing protein: MISRDASDDETPAGESVASASSTFLESTFFLDWESESVQLFTASAVGDATEPLDVAARIFAAVRDRVWYDPYSVSDDPVHYRASYVATARAAYCVPKAVLLTAVARAAGIPSRLGFCDVRNHLQTYALRQRMGGTDLFVYHGYSELLLDGRWVKATPAFNRELCARFGVEPIDFDGRSDALLHQHSADGAQHMDYVRDRGWFADLPLPEILAALRSHYGDLVGAKAPTDEFQAPGSPQPSGSRRP
- a CDS encoding cytochrome P450 — protein: MKIPETVKTKVEAAIPLDRQVQGAHLYDKGRRWLTGTNGKKMFVERPIPPVEDVALADIDLSNPFLYRQGRWASYFERLRNEAPVHYQPNSPFGPFWSVTRHADIIAVDKNHEVFSAEPFIIIGEPPRFMDIAMFIAMDPPKHDVRRRAVQGVVAPKNLREMEGLIRERVRDVLDSLPVNEPFDWVSTVSIELTARMLATLLDFPFEERHKLVEWSDLATSMEQANGGPSDNDELFRGMVGMARGLSALWHDKAARLAAGEEPGFDLITMLQSDESTKDLIKRPMEFAGNLILLIVGGNDTTRNSMSGGVLALNQFPDQFEKLKANPELIPTMVSEIIRWQTPLAYMRRVAKTDTVLNGQFIRKGDKVVMWYASGNRDETVFERPDELIIDRRNARNHIAFGFGVHRCMGNRLAELQLRILWEELLPRFERIDVVGEPEYVQSNFVRGISKLMVELTPKRAE
- a CDS encoding GMC family oxidoreductase N-terminal domain-containing protein; translation: MVAARLTEDPSVSVLLLEAGGPADADEVSIPAAFANLFKTRWDWNYQTAEQKQLQSRRAYWPRMKGLGGCSSMNAMIYIRGNRADYDTWRDAYGATGWGFEDVLPAFVRSEGNTRLGGPFHGQDGPLHVEDRRYTHPLTTAWVESAVTAGFKPTDDFNGAEQEGAGLYQVTCRKGRRWSTAKAYLEPADGRPNLTVRTGALVERVVVEGGRAVGVAYQHGRGTRTAYVDGEVVLAGGAINSPQLLMLSGIGPGAHLREVGVEVVVDLPGVGQNLHDHPAVPLVFRTRGTTDLMDHNNLVQFARAKATGTGPLVSNVAEGGGFWRSRDDLPAPDLQVHVAPTGFWDNGLHEATARKVTVAPTLVSVASRGTLRLRSTDPRWHPEIDPGYYDDPADLDAMTAGVRRMLETASTGPLAGHVAGPGLPTMEAWGEDPTDAQIVDHIRAYTQTLYHPVGTCAMGGDERAVVDPQLRVRGVEGLRVADASVMPMVTRGNTNAPTIMIGERAADLLRGKA
- a CDS encoding cytochrome P450, which produces MITLLSPGRRLRDRYSSLLLFPTPRPVDDALFDLTRRWPNRVLADPPAGSGLKAVMGDSGLPFLGHTVDYIRFGSRLGRERWQRLGPVSWMGAFGKKVVVIAGPSATQTALANTDKAFSQDGWTFLIDKFFHRGLMLMSFDEHLMHRRIMQEAFTRERLAGYVGQVLPQARQGVEAWTTGETITLYPLLKELTLDIATEVFMGGRGGEDTRAINKAFVDTVRASSSIVRLPLPGTRYRAGIKGRRVLEDYFYRHLPETRASGGNDLFAGLCHAGTTDGESFSDEDVVNHMIFLMMAAHDTSTIATAAATYFLAKHPQWQERARRESVALAESGGDIDIEALEGLTALDLIVKESLRLVAPVPLVMRRAVKDTAVEGHFIPTGSLVAVAPAVNHFDPACWSNPDDFDPDRFGPARREDRSHRNAWIPFGGGVHKCIGLHFGTLEVKAILHQMLLTHSWTVPHDYEVRWDNTSLPIPVDGLPVRFTRVDR